In Leptospira sp. WS58.C1, a single genomic region encodes these proteins:
- the mltG gene encoding endolytic transglycosylase MltG codes for MIFKNTFVRRSVVLLGILVLSGIVAFFVVDEIKGGAVGAGQVKVDIIVEPGDSPVEVTENLSKNGLLKSSKYFLFLIKATRSAGKIKAGLYEINDGMDARKILQVITEGKVKLVTFTIPEGYNNRQIGDLLVKKNLIKTRADFLNAASRTELLREFKIPANNAEGYLFPETYSVPVNFPVDKIVRMMIKRFYVRLEKIPGAKELDPKKLHEIVVLASVVEREAKKNEERPLMAGVFLNRLKQDIPLESCATIQYLFDKPHPRIFEKDLKIISPYNTYMNKGYPPGPISNPGQPSLEAALMPTKTEYLFFLLKPDGFHYFSKSFKEHAEAKKKYIDVLYE; via the coding sequence ATGATTTTTAAAAATACATTCGTGAGAAGATCCGTTGTTTTATTAGGAATACTTGTCCTTTCAGGGATTGTCGCCTTCTTTGTTGTGGATGAGATCAAAGGGGGAGCGGTTGGCGCAGGCCAGGTAAAGGTGGACATCATCGTTGAACCTGGAGACTCTCCGGTAGAAGTTACGGAAAATCTTTCCAAGAACGGACTTTTAAAGTCTTCCAAATATTTCCTTTTTCTAATTAAAGCGACGAGGTCCGCAGGCAAGATCAAAGCAGGTCTGTATGAGATCAACGACGGGATGGATGCGCGCAAGATCCTCCAAGTGATCACGGAAGGAAAAGTAAAACTCGTAACTTTCACGATCCCGGAAGGTTATAATAACCGCCAGATCGGGGACTTATTAGTTAAGAAAAATTTAATTAAAACCAGAGCGGACTTTTTGAATGCAGCTTCCAGAACGGAACTATTGAGAGAATTCAAAATTCCCGCAAATAATGCGGAAGGTTATCTGTTCCCGGAAACGTATAGCGTACCGGTGAATTTTCCGGTGGATAAGATCGTCAGAATGATGATCAAAAGATTTTATGTTCGCTTGGAAAAGATCCCAGGCGCTAAGGAATTGGATCCTAAAAAATTACATGAGATCGTGGTCCTGGCTTCCGTTGTAGAAAGAGAAGCCAAAAAAAATGAAGAAAGACCTTTAATGGCGGGTGTTTTCTTAAATCGTCTCAAACAGGATATTCCTTTGGAGTCTTGTGCGACGATCCAGTACCTTTTTGATAAACCTCATCCTCGCATTTTCGAAAAGGATCTGAAGATTATTTCTCCTTATAATACGTATATGAACAAAGGATATCCGCCCGGTCCTATTTCTAATCCGGGACAACCGTCTTTGGAAGCGGCGCTTATGCCTACCAAGACCGAGTATCTCTTCTTCTTATTAAAACCGGACGGGTTCCATTACTTCTCTAAAAGTTTTAAAGAACATGCCGAAGCTAAGAAAAAGTACATCGATGTTCTTTACGAATAG
- the ilvD gene encoding dihydroxy-acid dehydratase — protein MPQLRSRTSTHGRNMAGARALWRATGMKEGDFGKPIIAIANSFTQFVPGHVHLKDLGQMVAREVEKAGAVAKEFNTIAVDDGIAMGHGGMLYSLPSRDLIADSVEYMVNAHTADALICISNCDKITPGMLMAALRLNIPTVFVSGGPMEAGKVNWNGEVRKLDLVDAMVEAANENVSDELVEQIERSACPTCGSCSGMFTANSMNCLTEALGLSLPGNGSTLATHADRKQLFLTAGRLIVELAKRYYEQDDESVLPRNIATHEAFQNAMSLDVAMGGSTNTVLHILAAANEAGINFKMHDIDLISRRVPCVCKVAPATQKYHMEDVHRAGGVIGILSELDRAGLIHRDVPTVHSETLGKAIEEWDIVRQKANSKAYALFSAAPGGIPTTEAFSQDKRWPELDLDRANGCIRDVEHAYSQDGGLAVLYGNIAPEGCIVKTAGVDESIWKFKGKARVMESQEEAVAKILGNEVVEGDVVVIRYEGPKGGPGMQEMLYPTSYLKSKGLGKACALLTDGRFSGGTSGLSIGHVSPEAAAGGVIGLVEEGDIIEIDIPDRSIHLRVSDAELSDRRDRMNDKGKEAWKPKSRKRTVSAALRAYAAMTTSAHTGAIRDVSQVEHQ, from the coding sequence ATGCCTCAGTTAAGATCCCGTACTTCCACCCATGGACGCAATATGGCCGGAGCCAGAGCTCTCTGGAGAGCCACCGGCATGAAAGAAGGTGATTTCGGAAAACCGATCATCGCAATTGCAAACTCATTCACTCAGTTCGTTCCGGGACATGTTCATTTAAAAGATCTAGGACAAATGGTCGCTAGAGAAGTGGAGAAGGCGGGAGCCGTCGCAAAAGAATTCAATACCATCGCAGTGGACGACGGTATAGCCATGGGGCATGGCGGAATGTTATACTCTTTGCCGAGCCGAGACCTGATCGCCGACTCGGTGGAATATATGGTCAACGCACATACTGCAGATGCACTTATTTGTATTTCCAACTGCGATAAGATCACACCCGGAATGCTTATGGCAGCGTTACGATTGAACATACCAACCGTTTTCGTATCCGGTGGACCCATGGAAGCCGGAAAAGTAAATTGGAATGGAGAGGTTCGAAAATTGGATTTGGTGGATGCAATGGTAGAAGCCGCCAACGAAAATGTTTCCGACGAACTTGTAGAGCAGATAGAACGTTCTGCTTGTCCGACTTGCGGATCTTGTTCCGGAATGTTCACAGCAAATTCGATGAACTGTCTTACCGAAGCATTAGGACTTTCTCTTCCTGGCAACGGTTCCACGTTAGCTACTCATGCGGACAGAAAACAACTCTTCTTAACCGCCGGACGATTGATCGTAGAACTTGCAAAAAGATATTATGAACAGGACGATGAATCCGTTCTTCCGAGAAACATCGCAACACACGAAGCCTTCCAAAATGCGATGAGTTTGGACGTAGCGATGGGAGGATCTACAAATACAGTACTCCATATTCTCGCGGCTGCAAACGAAGCAGGAATCAATTTCAAAATGCATGATATTGATCTTATTTCCAGAAGAGTTCCTTGCGTTTGTAAAGTAGCACCTGCCACGCAAAAATATCATATGGAAGACGTTCATAGAGCGGGTGGAGTCATCGGTATTCTTTCCGAGTTGGACAGAGCAGGCCTTATTCATAGAGATGTGCCTACGGTCCATTCAGAAACGTTAGGAAAAGCTATAGAAGAATGGGATATCGTTCGTCAGAAAGCAAACTCCAAGGCATACGCATTATTCTCCGCAGCACCGGGTGGAATTCCTACAACGGAAGCATTCTCCCAAGACAAACGTTGGCCTGAACTGGATCTAGATAGGGCTAACGGTTGTATTCGAGACGTAGAACACGCATACTCACAAGATGGAGGACTTGCTGTTCTTTACGGAAATATCGCACCCGAAGGTTGTATCGTTAAGACGGCGGGTGTTGACGAGTCCATCTGGAAATTCAAGGGCAAGGCCAGAGTGATGGAAAGCCAAGAAGAAGCTGTTGCTAAAATCCTCGGTAACGAAGTGGTAGAAGGTGACGTAGTAGTGATCCGATATGAAGGTCCAAAAGGCGGACCCGGTATGCAGGAAATGTTATATCCTACTTCCTATCTAAAATCCAAAGGTTTAGGAAAAGCTTGTGCCCTCCTAACGGACGGAAGATTTTCCGGAGGAACTTCCGGACTTTCTATCGGACATGTTTCCCCGGAAGCGGCAGCAGGCGGAGTCATCGGACTTGTAGAAGAAGGCGATATCATCGAAATAGATATCCCGGATAGATCCATTCACTTAAGGGTGAGTGACGCAGAACTTTCCGACCGCAGAGATAGAATGAACGACAAAGGGAAAGAAGCTTGGAAACCTAAGTCCAGAAAGAGAACAGTTTCCGCAGCATTAAGAGCCTATGCCGCAATGACAACTTCTGCACATACGGGAGCTATCAGAGATGTTAGCCAGGTAGAACATCAATAA
- a CDS encoding phosphoribosyl-AMP cyclohydrolase, with translation MLTIIWAGGQPGKISALRRMTQEEWDLLRRDLPTNVKTYIDCDEDTILIFHPNFSEKELMEIENFDDLKFSDGLIPVITKDEKGLVLMQAFSTLESLELSQKESMGIYFSRSRNRLWRKGDTSGHIQKLRRILAPKDGSFVVYEVKQEGAACHEGYYSCFFREQDRSGNKNLAPEIPFLGK, from the coding sequence ATGCTTACTATCATTTGGGCCGGGGGACAACCCGGAAAAATTTCGGCATTGAGAAGAATGACCCAAGAAGAATGGGACCTTCTCCGCCGCGACCTTCCGACTAACGTGAAAACTTATATAGACTGCGACGAAGATACGATACTAATTTTTCATCCTAATTTTTCGGAAAAGGAATTGATGGAGATCGAGAATTTCGACGACCTCAAATTCTCGGATGGTTTGATTCCGGTGATCACCAAGGATGAGAAGGGTCTTGTTTTGATGCAGGCATTCTCCACTTTAGAAAGTTTAGAACTCAGCCAAAAAGAATCCATGGGAATCTATTTTAGCAGATCCAGAAACCGGCTTTGGAGAAAGGGCGATACTTCCGGACATATCCAAAAACTGAGAAGGATCCTCGCACCTAAAGACGGAAGTTTTGTCGTGTACGAAGTAAAACAGGAAGGTGCAGCCTGTCACGAAGGATACTATTCCTGTTTTTTCAGAGAGCAGGATAGAAGCGGGAACAAAAACTTAGCTCCGGAGATCCCTTTTTTGGGGAAGTAG
- a CDS encoding acyl-CoA dehydrogenase family protein, translated as MATKAPTDSSAAKQALSKSSAIIEQVTKALAAKCSSNGKVSVSKMDQNQFVQYQIAWLTSEQKIAENFIEYAWNDSLGTGELEKLMAQVFAAEVVSHIRTEFSSRASEYGISTQELVSKLFDDSTNKFLEESSAIENYNHIADLIASTGSFGAYGLSEDHEMFRQTFKQFAEEVVAPKAEHVHRHDDIVPEEIIQGLRDMGCFGLCIPETYGGLQPNDKPDNISMLVVTEELSRGSLGIAGSLITRPEILSKALLKGGTDAQKEKWLPLIASGEKMGGIMVTEPNYGSDVAGVSVTAKKVDGGWSINGVKTWCTFAGYANLLLILVRTETDPELKHKGLSIVLAEKPSFTGHEFDYKQDGGGRISGKAIGTIGYRGMHSFEVSFEDYFVPEENLIGGEAGRGKGFYFQMEGFAGGRIQTAARANGVMQAALEAGLRYAQERQVFQKPIFDYNLTKYKIARMAMIVQASRQFTNTVAKLLDNHEGQMEATLIKFYASKVAEWVTREAMQIHGGMGYAEEYAVSRYFVDARVFSIFEGAEEVMALRVIAKSLMDQYSA; from the coding sequence ATGGCAACGAAAGCTCCGACGGACTCTTCGGCGGCAAAACAGGCTTTAAGCAAGTCTTCAGCTATAATCGAACAAGTAACCAAGGCCTTAGCGGCTAAATGTAGCTCCAATGGAAAAGTTTCCGTTTCCAAGATGGACCAAAACCAATTCGTACAATACCAAATCGCTTGGTTGACTTCCGAGCAAAAGATCGCGGAAAACTTTATCGAGTACGCTTGGAACGATTCTCTCGGGACCGGCGAGCTGGAAAAATTAATGGCGCAAGTTTTCGCTGCGGAAGTTGTTTCCCATATCCGCACCGAGTTCAGTTCCAGAGCTTCCGAATACGGAATTTCCACCCAAGAACTGGTTTCCAAATTATTCGACGACTCCACTAACAAGTTCTTAGAAGAATCCAGTGCGATCGAAAATTATAATCATATTGCCGACCTGATCGCTTCTACCGGAAGTTTTGGAGCGTACGGTCTGAGCGAAGACCATGAAATGTTCCGCCAAACTTTCAAACAGTTCGCAGAAGAAGTAGTGGCTCCTAAAGCGGAACACGTTCACCGTCACGACGATATCGTTCCGGAAGAGATCATCCAAGGTTTAAGAGACATGGGATGTTTCGGTCTTTGTATTCCTGAAACTTACGGTGGATTACAACCGAACGACAAGCCGGACAATATCTCCATGCTAGTCGTAACCGAAGAACTTTCCAGAGGATCTTTGGGGATCGCAGGATCTCTCATCACTCGTCCTGAAATCCTTTCTAAAGCGTTATTAAAAGGTGGAACAGACGCTCAAAAAGAGAAGTGGCTCCCACTAATCGCTTCCGGAGAGAAGATGGGCGGTATCATGGTGACCGAACCTAACTACGGTTCGGATGTTGCCGGAGTTTCCGTAACCGCTAAAAAAGTGGACGGAGGTTGGTCGATCAATGGCGTTAAGACCTGGTGTACTTTTGCGGGATATGCGAACCTTCTTCTGATTCTTGTAAGAACAGAGACGGATCCTGAGTTGAAACATAAAGGTCTTTCTATCGTTCTTGCGGAGAAGCCAAGCTTCACAGGTCACGAATTCGATTATAAACAAGATGGCGGCGGAAGAATTTCCGGTAAAGCGATCGGAACCATCGGTTACCGCGGTATGCACTCTTTCGAAGTTTCTTTCGAGGACTATTTTGTTCCGGAAGAGAACCTGATCGGAGGAGAAGCAGGCAGAGGAAAAGGATTCTATTTCCAAATGGAAGGTTTTGCCGGAGGAAGGATCCAGACCGCGGCTCGAGCAAACGGTGTGATGCAAGCTGCCTTAGAAGCAGGTCTTCGTTACGCACAAGAAAGACAAGTATTCCAAAAACCTATCTTCGATTATAACCTGACTAAATATAAGATCGCTCGTATGGCGATGATCGTTCAAGCGTCTCGCCAGTTCACGAACACTGTAGCAAAACTTTTGGACAACCACGAAGGTCAAATGGAAGCGACTCTCATCAAGTTCTATGCTTCTAAAGTTGCTGAATGGGTGACAAGAGAAGCAATGCAGATCCACGGAGGAATGGGATACGCGGAAGAATATGCAGTTTCTCGTTATTTCGTAGATGCCCGTGTATTCTCCATCTTTGAAGGTGCGGAAGAAGTAATGGCTCTTAGGGTAATTGCAAAATCCCTAATGGACCAATATTCGGCTTAA
- a CDS encoding response regulator, with protein sequence MIQPFFKILFAEDNETSAELLIHFLERFNFEVDHVVDGMAAELKLRKTKYDLVLLDNMMPVLSGVRLVSKIPDLNKNTPIIFLTASNEKEDVVAAAHSKQLVGYILKPFDPEKLLQKIVSVLKIPEKMIVDKKKYPFSIERTQNVSYGIGVKLLGCPFQKNAEKIAQEIAFILKELPGVRKFFIEVGEEFYYHKKSQEILSSLITRLASKYEIKEEDILILSS encoded by the coding sequence ATGATCCAACCTTTCTTTAAAATTTTATTTGCGGAAGATAACGAGACTTCTGCCGAGTTACTCATTCATTTTTTAGAAAGGTTCAACTTCGAAGTGGACCATGTCGTGGACGGAATGGCTGCGGAACTTAAATTAAGAAAAACGAAATATGATTTGGTCCTTTTGGATAATATGATGCCCGTACTTTCCGGTGTTCGTCTCGTAAGCAAGATCCCTGATCTGAATAAAAATACTCCGATCATCTTTCTGACTGCGAGTAATGAAAAAGAAGATGTGGTAGCTGCGGCTCATAGCAAACAACTTGTGGGATATATTCTCAAACCTTTCGATCCGGAAAAACTTTTGCAAAAGATCGTCTCAGTTCTCAAGATCCCCGAGAAAATGATCGTGGACAAAAAAAAATACCCATTCTCCATTGAAAGGACTCAAAATGTTTCTTATGGGATCGGAGTAAAATTGCTCGGTTGTCCTTTCCAAAAAAATGCCGAGAAAATCGCTCAAGAGATCGCTTTCATCCTGAAAGAACTCCCGGGAGTCCGAAAATTTTTTATCGAAGTAGGCGAAGAATTCTATTACCACAAAAAGTCTCAGGAAATACTGAGTTCCCTCATTACCCGCCTGGCCTCCAAATACGAGATCAAGGAAGAAGATATTCTCATACTTTCTTCTTAA
- a CDS encoding lectin-like protein, giving the protein MKRKLIMLTVLLISLSSTSLFASRGAVTESPIDIFEKSAEAKSLAVQRQVQVAANLPVHKALFYGTHNSYNSKAYAGPFFSYAFPNQQVSITDQLRLGARFIELDIHYYLSTNFKNDFLLCHAKSDDLGCNVFDRPASKGLEEIRNWISSPQNRNEVLILYFEDYLDGRADQFLGIVRNYLDPYLYRYSSGSCGDIPNASNMPKLKDMVSSNRRILMMSNGCYGGAWNQYSKRIFFGSNTISPKNFQGYPSCNWSRSVYDNTMTRVFNDSTNYFGIYDGVKESGVFTNDNIAQMLACGISVFGIDQFNPDFAKRGLWSWDNAEPNDYGGAEDCLQIVGSGRWNDNRCSNSYRYACKDGSGNWAITDSSGNWANGKSACSSRGWNFSAPVTPYENKKLQEAKIAKGVSEVWANLTDQYSEGYWEAGK; this is encoded by the coding sequence ATGAAGAGAAAATTGATCATGCTTACCGTTTTGCTGATAAGCTTGTCTTCGACTAGTTTGTTTGCAAGTAGAGGAGCAGTAACTGAAAGTCCGATCGATATATTCGAAAAGTCTGCGGAAGCAAAATCGCTCGCTGTGCAAAGACAAGTGCAAGTGGCTGCAAACCTACCTGTGCATAAAGCTTTGTTTTACGGTACACACAATTCCTATAATAGCAAAGCGTATGCAGGACCTTTCTTTTCTTACGCTTTCCCGAACCAACAGGTCTCTATCACCGACCAGTTGAGATTGGGAGCTAGGTTTATAGAATTGGATATTCATTATTATTTGAGTACGAATTTCAAAAATGATTTCTTGCTCTGCCACGCTAAATCGGACGATTTAGGATGTAACGTATTCGATCGCCCCGCTAGTAAAGGATTGGAAGAGATCCGCAACTGGATCTCTTCCCCTCAAAACAGGAACGAAGTTCTTATTCTGTACTTCGAGGATTATCTGGACGGAAGGGCCGACCAATTTTTAGGAATTGTAAGGAACTACTTGGATCCTTATCTTTACAGATATAGCAGCGGTTCGTGCGGAGATATTCCAAACGCATCCAACATGCCTAAACTCAAGGATATGGTTTCATCCAATAGAAGGATCCTGATGATGAGTAATGGATGTTACGGAGGGGCTTGGAACCAATACTCGAAGAGGATCTTCTTCGGAAGCAACACGATCAGCCCTAAAAATTTTCAAGGATATCCTAGCTGCAACTGGTCCCGAAGTGTATATGATAACACCATGACCCGTGTTTTCAACGATAGCACCAATTATTTCGGTATCTACGACGGCGTGAAAGAAAGTGGAGTATTCACAAACGATAATATTGCTCAAATGTTGGCTTGCGGGATCAGCGTATTCGGAATAGACCAATTCAATCCTGATTTTGCAAAACGAGGGCTTTGGTCTTGGGATAATGCGGAGCCTAACGATTACGGTGGAGCGGAAGATTGCCTCCAGATCGTAGGAAGCGGACGATGGAACGATAACAGATGTTCTAATAGCTATCGTTACGCTTGTAAAGACGGAAGCGGAAACTGGGCGATCACTGACTCTTCCGGAAATTGGGCAAACGGAAAGAGCGCATGTTCTTCTAGAGGCTGGAACTTCTCCGCTCCTGTAACTCCTTACGAGAATAAAAAACTACAAGAGGCAAAAATCGCGAAAGGAGTTTCGGAAGTTTGGGCAAATCTTACCGACCAGTATTCTGAAGGATATTGGGAAGCCGGAAAATAA
- a CDS encoding single-stranded DNA-binding protein encodes MKNLSLTVLDGFLTVDPELKRTQAGKSVTNFTVAVNHNYKRTEGEESEVSYVDVEVWERLAENCSEYLKKGKKVTVIGHLKQDRWKNQEGQSRSKVKVIADEVRFDSFGDRKEKEAA; translated from the coding sequence ATGAAAAATCTATCACTCACAGTTCTGGACGGTTTTTTAACCGTTGATCCCGAATTAAAGAGGACCCAAGCAGGAAAGTCGGTCACAAATTTTACTGTGGCGGTTAATCATAACTACAAAAGAACGGAAGGAGAAGAATCCGAAGTCTCGTACGTGGATGTGGAGGTCTGGGAAAGACTCGCCGAAAATTGTTCCGAGTATCTTAAAAAAGGAAAAAAGGTAACGGTAATCGGGCATTTAAAACAGGATCGATGGAAAAATCAGGAAGGCCAATCCCGTTCCAAGGTCAAAGTAATAGCGGACGAGGTCCGATTCGACAGTTTCGGAGATAGAAAAGAAAAAGAAGCGGCGTAA
- the eat gene encoding ethanolamine permease produces the protein MESKEEFSRTLGPWLLWGLGVGYVISGMYFGWNLGLPVGGTLGLGIATLLIILLYVCFSFSYTELACMIPKAGGAFDYGREALGNAWAYLVGTAQLIEFLFAPPAIAAAIGAYFSLFLPGIDPIWIAIIAYLLFTSLNILGVKFAASFEFGITILAVFELLLFSGLTLPSFSWDKFSSNPLPNGWTGALSSLPFAVWFFLAIEGVANVAEETKDPQKNILIGFGSALATLVVLCGLVFFSSIGVGGWEMIVYPEQGAAASDYPLPLALRKLYGESGWAFHLLITIGLFGLIASFHGIILAGGRASFEFGRADFLPKFFGKIHPKFKTPANALLANTAFGIAALCTGKTSELITLSAFGALLLYFCSMISFFVLRKSQPDRERPFVVPGGKILPSIALVLSALVLAVSAWQHPILFGIFVLILGSGLVWARSSIFGK, from the coding sequence ATGGAATCAAAAGAAGAATTCAGTAGAACCCTGGGGCCTTGGCTACTCTGGGGTTTGGGGGTCGGATACGTAATTTCAGGCATGTATTTCGGTTGGAACCTGGGCCTACCGGTTGGCGGGACCTTGGGCTTAGGAATTGCCACCTTACTCATCATTCTGCTATATGTTTGTTTTTCTTTCAGTTACACAGAACTCGCATGTATGATCCCCAAAGCGGGAGGAGCATTCGACTACGGTAGAGAAGCTCTCGGAAATGCCTGGGCTTATCTGGTAGGCACCGCTCAGTTGATCGAATTTTTATTTGCACCCCCTGCGATTGCCGCCGCCATTGGCGCCTACTTCTCCTTGTTTTTGCCTGGAATCGATCCGATCTGGATCGCAATTATTGCTTACCTACTATTTACAAGTTTGAATATACTTGGAGTAAAATTTGCGGCTTCCTTCGAATTCGGGATTACTATATTAGCGGTTTTTGAATTACTTTTATTTTCAGGACTTACACTTCCTAGTTTTTCTTGGGATAAGTTTTCCTCCAATCCATTGCCCAACGGTTGGACAGGTGCCTTGTCCTCATTACCGTTTGCTGTTTGGTTCTTTCTTGCAATCGAAGGAGTAGCAAACGTTGCAGAAGAAACAAAAGATCCTCAAAAAAATATTTTGATCGGATTCGGATCCGCGTTAGCCACTTTGGTTGTACTTTGCGGATTGGTATTTTTTTCTTCCATCGGAGTCGGTGGATGGGAAATGATCGTGTATCCTGAACAAGGAGCTGCCGCCTCCGATTATCCATTGCCTCTCGCATTACGGAAATTATACGGAGAGTCCGGTTGGGCATTTCACCTTCTGATCACCATCGGATTATTCGGACTTATCGCTTCTTTTCACGGAATCATTTTGGCGGGGGGAAGAGCCAGTTTCGAATTTGGAAGAGCCGATTTTCTTCCTAAATTTTTCGGTAAGATCCATCCGAAATTCAAAACACCTGCAAATGCACTGTTGGCAAATACCGCATTCGGGATTGCAGCATTATGCACAGGTAAAACATCCGAGCTGATCACATTATCCGCATTCGGAGCCTTGCTCTTATATTTCTGTTCCATGATCAGCTTTTTTGTGCTCAGAAAAAGTCAGCCGGATAGAGAAAGGCCGTTTGTGGTTCCGGGAGGGAAAATCCTACCTTCTATCGCTCTTGTTCTATCTGCGCTCGTCTTGGCCGTGTCTGCCTGGCAACATCCAATCTTATTCGGGATCTTTGTTTTGATTTTAGGAAGCGGCTTGGTTTGGGCCAGGTCTTCCATTTTTGGAAAATGA
- a CDS encoding Spy/CpxP family protein refolding chaperone, whose translation MFRKISKITAILLVLGTTALLTQGCHHKWMSHEKRANYIVKKLKSELDLTDTQAAALDKIKEDVLAKRKELKLGGHFFPKESVEELRADKLNPEKWNKLGEEREKKIAALRVFFTKKAVEFHAVLTPEQRGKLADLILKFQSKFDKEDED comes from the coding sequence ATGTTTCGCAAAATTTCGAAAATAACCGCGATTTTGTTGGTGTTGGGGACGACCGCCCTACTAACTCAGGGTTGCCATCATAAATGGATGTCTCATGAAAAAAGGGCCAATTATATCGTCAAAAAACTTAAATCCGAACTGGATTTAACGGATACACAAGCTGCGGCCTTGGATAAAATTAAAGAGGACGTGCTTGCAAAACGGAAAGAGCTTAAATTGGGCGGACACTTCTTCCCTAAGGAATCAGTAGAAGAACTTCGTGCAGACAAATTGAATCCTGAAAAATGGAACAAACTGGGCGAAGAAAGAGAGAAAAAGATAGCAGCTCTTAGAGTATTTTTTACCAAAAAGGCAGTGGAATTCCACGCGGTATTAACCCCCGAACAAAGAGGGAAACTGGCGGATCTAATCCTTAAGTTCCAAAGTAAATTCGATAAGGAAGACGAGGATTAA
- a CDS encoding RNA polymerase sigma factor produces MGEAEFSRFVEETREIVLAAISRYLYERFAYAIDDVAQETYLRAYKALQKGQFRGDSKLTTWLYTIARNESIRMNENLIREETKAEKAGKRSEEDSRSFVFEREQPEDRENLPTWEKAKLWIGNLPEAYRSVIQYYLSGYSEKEIAEVLGVPAGTVKSRAARGKEMLRRMQNSEKREGGEVWGKY; encoded by the coding sequence ATGGGAGAGGCAGAATTTTCCCGCTTCGTAGAGGAAACCAGGGAGATCGTCTTAGCGGCGATCTCCCGTTACTTGTATGAACGATTTGCATACGCGATAGACGATGTCGCACAGGAAACATATCTTCGCGCCTATAAGGCATTACAAAAAGGTCAATTCAGAGGAGACTCTAAGTTGACAACTTGGTTGTACACTATCGCTCGGAACGAGTCCATTCGGATGAATGAAAATCTGATAAGAGAAGAGACCAAGGCGGAGAAGGCCGGAAAAAGATCGGAAGAAGATTCCAGAAGTTTCGTTTTTGAAAGAGAACAACCTGAGGATAGAGAAAATCTTCCTACATGGGAAAAAGCAAAACTTTGGATCGGCAATCTACCGGAAGCGTATAGAAGTGTGATCCAATATTATCTTTCCGGATATTCCGAAAAAGAGATCGCCGAAGTTCTGGGAGTTCCTGCCGGAACCGTAAAATCCAGGGCGGCTAGAGGGAAGGAAATGTTGCGAAGAATGCAGAACTCCGAAAAAAGAGAAGGAGGAGAAGTATGGGGAAAATATTAA